A single region of the Nocardioides aquaticus genome encodes:
- a CDS encoding TetR/AcrR family transcriptional regulator, with protein sequence MTDHDTPGDLDHVVTETPAEGVPEADPTTPERIVAAAARCFYRDGIYSTGVDALAAEAGISKRTLYNHFPSKDGVIAAYLRQREEQWQDKLHGIWEEVGDDPALQVVAYVRGYAHPVEDEVFRGSAFINAAAELSDSEHEALGVIQESMKHMEDGLERILATAGVRDAAAVATRILYLVEGAVAVGGVRRDESCLRDAEYFIELLLEECGLSVEAVRAAS encoded by the coding sequence ATGACGGACCACGACACGCCGGGTGATCTCGACCACGTCGTCACCGAAACCCCTGCCGAGGGTGTCCCGGAGGCGGACCCGACCACCCCCGAGCGGATCGTCGCGGCCGCGGCCCGTTGCTTCTACCGCGACGGGATCTACTCCACGGGGGTCGACGCCCTGGCCGCCGAGGCTGGGATCTCCAAGCGCACGCTCTACAACCACTTCCCCAGCAAGGACGGCGTGATCGCGGCCTACCTGCGCCAGCGCGAGGAGCAGTGGCAGGACAAGCTGCACGGGATCTGGGAGGAGGTCGGCGACGACCCGGCCCTGCAGGTCGTGGCCTACGTCCGCGGCTACGCCCACCCGGTCGAGGACGAGGTGTTCCGGGGCAGCGCCTTCATCAACGCCGCCGCCGAGCTCTCCGACAGCGAGCACGAGGCGCTGGGGGTGATCCAGGAGTCGATGAAGCACATGGAGGACGGCCTGGAGCGCATCCTGGCCACCGCCGGGGTCCGGGACGCGGCCGCGGTCGCCACCCGGATCCTCTACCTGGTCGAGGGGGCCGTCGCCGTCGGCGGCGTCCGTCGCGACGAGAGCTGCCTGCGCGACGCGGAGTACTTCATCGAGCTGCTCCTCGAGGAGTGCGGCCTGTCGGTCGAGGCCGTGCGCGCCGCCAGCTGA
- a CDS encoding MMPL family transporter has product MPARTEPTSRRATGPVIGLVTGRRTAAVVALVPLLLAVLAIVFLGEGERTPSSTDNVPAGLDSTLGTELRDELPAGDTSAAVVVLTADEGTFDRAAVRALTGLADDLGAVPAGPDGSLQVAEDGTAALAVVPLDSGSATETATAVGDLRDRIDGAVPDGVTGQVTGPAAVQADLAAVFDGADFRLLGATALVVAILLILTYRSPILWVIPLAVVGVADRLAAVLSTQAMEVLGVAWDESTVGILSVLVFGAGTDYALLLISRYRDELKVEESRHRAMATAVRRTAEAVVASSVTVLLGLLTLLLSLVPTTRGLGLACAIGIVIAATFALVVLPAALVCFGRWVFWPRVPRVGQAALADTDTVWHRVGDRVARRPGAFVAGTLVVLAILAAGVLRIDTGLGTDEQFLQEPEAISAATRLAESFPAGVSDPAQVLTRAPAEQVLAAVEGVPGVGAAEVAQEGAGVAQLDVVLEGEPGSEETAATVAGLREALSGFDDTHVTGTEAEAVDAKDGAARDRWVIFPLILVLVLGALLLLLRSVVAPVLLVLTVVATYAAALGASWWVFTGLLGFSAIDTGVPLFAFLFLVALGVDYNIFLVTRAREEAATHGSRQGMLRALAATGGVITSAGILLAAVFAVLGVLPLVLLAQLGTIIGLGVLLDTLVVRTVLVPALAVRLGDRFWWPARPGPVG; this is encoded by the coding sequence GTGCCCGCACGCACCGAACCCACCTCCCGACGCGCGACCGGTCCCGTCATCGGTCTGGTCACCGGGCGACGGACGGCCGCGGTGGTCGCCCTCGTCCCGCTCCTGCTCGCGGTCCTCGCGATCGTGTTCCTCGGCGAGGGCGAGCGGACCCCGAGCTCGACCGACAACGTGCCGGCCGGCCTCGACTCGACCCTCGGGACGGAGCTGCGCGACGAGCTCCCCGCCGGTGACACCAGCGCGGCCGTGGTGGTGCTGACCGCCGACGAGGGCACCTTCGACCGGGCTGCCGTCCGCGCGCTCACGGGACTCGCCGACGACCTCGGCGCGGTGCCCGCCGGACCGGACGGGTCGTTGCAGGTGGCCGAGGACGGCACGGCGGCCCTGGCCGTGGTGCCGCTCGACAGCGGCTCGGCCACCGAGACCGCCACGGCGGTGGGCGACCTTCGCGACCGGATCGACGGGGCCGTCCCGGACGGCGTCACCGGGCAGGTCACCGGACCGGCGGCGGTGCAGGCCGACCTGGCCGCGGTGTTCGACGGGGCGGACTTCCGGCTGCTCGGCGCGACCGCCCTGGTGGTGGCGATCCTGCTGATCCTCACCTACCGCAGCCCGATCCTCTGGGTGATCCCGCTCGCGGTGGTCGGCGTGGCCGACCGGCTCGCCGCGGTGCTCTCGACCCAGGCCATGGAGGTCCTGGGCGTGGCCTGGGACGAGTCGACGGTGGGCATCCTCTCGGTGCTGGTGTTCGGCGCCGGCACCGACTACGCCTTGCTGCTGATCTCGCGCTACCGCGACGAGCTCAAGGTCGAGGAGTCGCGGCACCGCGCGATGGCGACCGCGGTGCGGCGCACGGCCGAGGCGGTGGTCGCCAGCTCGGTGACCGTGCTGCTCGGGCTGCTGACCCTGCTGCTCTCCCTCGTGCCGACGACCCGCGGCCTCGGACTGGCGTGCGCCATCGGCATCGTGATCGCCGCGACGTTCGCGCTCGTGGTGCTGCCGGCCGCCCTGGTGTGCTTCGGTCGGTGGGTGTTCTGGCCGCGCGTGCCGCGGGTGGGGCAGGCCGCGCTCGCCGACACCGACACCGTCTGGCACCGCGTGGGCGACCGGGTCGCCCGCCGACCGGGCGCCTTCGTGGCCGGCACGCTGGTCGTGCTCGCGATCCTGGCCGCCGGGGTCCTGCGCATCGACACCGGCCTCGGCACCGACGAGCAGTTCCTGCAGGAGCCGGAGGCGATCAGTGCCGCCACCCGGCTGGCGGAGTCGTTCCCGGCCGGCGTCTCCGACCCGGCGCAGGTGCTCACCCGGGCCCCCGCCGAGCAGGTGCTGGCGGCGGTCGAGGGCGTGCCCGGCGTCGGTGCGGCCGAGGTCGCCCAGGAGGGCGCCGGCGTCGCCCAGCTCGACGTCGTCCTCGAGGGCGAGCCCGGCAGCGAGGAGACGGCCGCGACCGTGGCCGGGCTGCGCGAGGCCCTGTCCGGCTTCGACGACACCCACGTGACCGGCACCGAGGCCGAGGCCGTCGACGCGAAGGACGGGGCCGCCCGGGACCGGTGGGTGATCTTCCCGCTGATCCTGGTGCTGGTCCTGGGCGCGCTGCTGCTCCTGCTGCGCTCGGTGGTCGCCCCGGTGCTGCTGGTGCTGACGGTCGTGGCCACCTACGCCGCCGCGCTCGGGGCGTCCTGGTGGGTCTTCACCGGGCTGCTGGGCTTCAGCGCGATCGACACCGGGGTGCCGTTGTTCGCGTTCCTGTTCCTCGTCGCGCTCGGCGTCGACTACAACATCTTCCTGGTCACCCGGGCGCGCGAGGAGGCGGCGACGCACGGCTCGCGCCAGGGCATGCTGCGAGCGCTGGCGGCGACCGGCGGCGTGATCACCAGCGCCGGGATCCTGCTGGCCGCGGTCTTCGCGGTGCTGGGGGTGCTGCCCCTGGTGCTGCTGGCGCAGCTCGGCACGATCATCGGTCTCGGGGTCCTGCTGGACACCCTGGTCGTCAGGACCGTCCTGGTGCCGGCCCTGGCGGTGCGGCTCGGCGACCGGTTCTGGTGGCCGGCCCGTCCGGGACCGGTCGGCTGA
- a CDS encoding acyl-CoA dehydrogenase, producing the protein MPSSAPPAAPVPVRLAATTPDPSDLADLTDLIDLAAGAEALVRAPVAEAVAWAVGVGRHAPLPGGGRTLEHWEQLATVAAVDLALGRVLEPHLDALAVLDQAPDRPTAIEEGASYGVWAAEAPHARLDAVPDHDAPGGWRLSGRKPWCSLAGEVSHGLVTAWVGEHDRAMFSVATRQPGVVVEDGAWSAYALAEVTTSTLALDAVPATPVGPVGWYLDRPGFAWGGAGVAAVWYGGAVALARRLHDQCRTRQPDQVALVHLGAVDAALAGARSVLVTAAAEIDAGRATGADGALLAARVRQVVADTCEEVSRRLAHALGPGPLAHEARHARRVADLALYLRQHHAERDQAALGAALLERDPSSPPW; encoded by the coding sequence GTGCCCTCCTCCGCGCCCCCCGCCGCGCCCGTGCCCGTCCGGCTCGCCGCCACGACGCCCGACCCGAGCGACCTCGCCGACCTGACCGACCTGATCGACCTCGCCGCCGGCGCCGAGGCCCTCGTGCGCGCACCCGTCGCCGAGGCGGTCGCCTGGGCGGTCGGGGTCGGCCGCCACGCGCCCCTGCCCGGCGGCGGGCGGACCCTCGAGCACTGGGAGCAGCTGGCGACGGTCGCCGCGGTGGACCTCGCCCTGGGCCGGGTCCTCGAGCCGCACCTCGACGCGCTTGCCGTGCTGGACCAGGCCCCCGACCGGCCGACGGCGATCGAGGAGGGCGCGTCGTACGGGGTGTGGGCCGCCGAGGCGCCGCACGCCCGCCTCGACGCCGTGCCCGACCACGACGCCCCCGGCGGGTGGCGCCTGTCGGGCCGCAAGCCGTGGTGCTCGCTGGCCGGCGAGGTGAGCCACGGCCTGGTCACCGCCTGGGTGGGCGAGCACGACCGGGCGATGTTCTCGGTGGCGACCCGGCAGCCCGGCGTGGTGGTGGAGGACGGCGCCTGGTCGGCCTACGCCCTGGCCGAGGTGACGACCTCGACCCTGGCCCTCGACGCCGTGCCGGCCACCCCGGTCGGGCCGGTCGGCTGGTACCTCGACCGCCCGGGCTTCGCCTGGGGCGGCGCCGGCGTGGCCGCGGTCTGGTACGGCGGGGCGGTCGCCCTTGCCCGTCGGCTGCACGACCAGTGCCGCACCCGGCAGCCCGACCAGGTGGCGCTGGTGCACCTCGGCGCGGTCGACGCCGCCCTGGCCGGCGCCCGGTCGGTGCTCGTCACCGCGGCCGCCGAGATCGACGCCGGCCGGGCGACCGGAGCCGACGGGGCGCTGCTCGCCGCGCGGGTGCGCCAGGTGGTCGCCGACACCTGCGAGGAGGTCTCCCGTCGCCTGGCCCACGCGCTCGGCCCCGGCCCGCTGGCCCACGAGGCCCGGCACGCGCGGCGGGTCGCGGACCTCGCGCTCTACCTCCGCCAGCACCACGCCGAGCGGGACCAGGCCGCCCTGGGCGCCGCCCTGCTCGAGCGCGACCCCTCCTCCCCGCCGTGGTGA
- a CDS encoding MarR family winged helix-turn-helix transcriptional regulator — protein sequence MGTRPPEPPPTAQLVRDLVDASARYRHELARRLGVNDHEMQALEHLAREAAGPAELARLLEVSTAASTGVVDRLSAKGHVARHPHPADRRRTVVELTDDGRADVLTHLGPMLGHLATLDADLDDHDRAVVHRFLRGAAAAFDEAARRD from the coding sequence ATCGGCACCCGCCCTCCCGAGCCCCCGCCGACCGCCCAGCTGGTCCGCGACCTCGTCGACGCCTCCGCGCGCTACCGCCACGAGCTGGCCCGCAGGCTCGGCGTCAACGACCACGAGATGCAGGCCCTGGAGCACCTCGCCCGCGAGGCGGCGGGGCCGGCCGAGCTGGCCCGGCTGCTCGAGGTGAGCACGGCGGCCTCGACCGGTGTCGTGGACCGGCTCAGCGCCAAGGGCCACGTGGCGCGCCACCCGCACCCGGCCGACCGGCGGCGCACGGTCGTGGAGCTCACCGACGACGGTCGCGCCGACGTGCTGACCCACCTCGGTCCGATGCTCGGCCACCTGGCCACGCTGGACGCCGACCTCGACGACCACGACCGCGCCGTGGTCCACCGCTTCCTGCGGGGTGCGGCCGCCGCCTTCGACGAGGCGGCACGACGCGACTGA
- a CDS encoding DUF808 domain-containing protein, with the protein MSAGLFGLLDDVAALARLAAASVDDVGAAAARASAKAAGVVVDDAAVTPQYVRGLAAAREVPIIKRIAIGSIRNKLLFILPAALLLSEFLPWALTPILMLGGAYLCYEGAEKVWHALGHGAHHAEDPREKSEDEVVSGAVRTDLILSAEIMVIALNEIASEGFLSRLVILVVVALFITVVVYGAVAAIVKMDDLGLALVERRGADSAAGRFGSGLVRAMPKVLSVISVVGTAAMLWVGGHIELVGLKDLGVSGPYDLVHHLEVAVHDAVPVLGGVLGWLVNTAASALVGALLGALIVAVKTLVTSRRGAAATH; encoded by the coding sequence ATGAGCGCCGGGCTCTTCGGCCTGCTCGACGACGTGGCCGCGCTGGCCCGTCTCGCCGCGGCGTCGGTCGACGACGTGGGGGCCGCCGCGGCGCGCGCGTCGGCGAAGGCGGCCGGTGTCGTGGTCGACGACGCGGCGGTCACCCCGCAGTACGTCCGCGGGCTCGCCGCGGCGCGCGAGGTGCCGATCATCAAGCGGATCGCGATCGGGTCGATCCGCAACAAGCTGCTGTTCATCCTCCCGGCGGCGCTGCTGCTGAGCGAGTTCCTGCCGTGGGCGCTGACCCCGATCCTGATGCTCGGCGGCGCCTACCTCTGCTACGAGGGCGCCGAGAAGGTCTGGCACGCACTGGGCCACGGCGCCCACCACGCCGAGGACCCGCGGGAGAAGTCCGAGGACGAGGTGGTCTCCGGCGCGGTCCGCACCGACCTGATCCTGTCGGCCGAGATCATGGTGATCGCGCTGAACGAGATCGCCTCGGAGGGGTTCCTCTCCCGCCTGGTGATCCTGGTCGTGGTGGCGCTCTTCATCACCGTCGTCGTCTACGGCGCGGTCGCGGCGATCGTGAAGATGGACGACCTGGGCCTGGCCCTGGTCGAGCGCCGCGGCGCCGACAGCGCCGCCGGCCGGTTCGGCTCCGGGCTGGTCCGCGCGATGCCGAAGGTGCTGTCGGTCATCTCCGTGGTCGGCACGGCCGCGATGCTGTGGGTGGGCGGCCACATCGAGCTGGTCGGCCTCAAGGACCTGGGGGTCAGCGGTCCGTACGACCTGGTCCACCACCTCGAGGTCGCGGTCCACGACGCCGTCCCGGTCCTCGGCGGCGTGCTCGGCTGGCTGGTCAACACCGCCGCGTCCGCCCTCGTCGGCGCGCTGCTGGGCGCGCTGATCGTCGCGGTGAAGACGCTCGTCACCTCGCGCCGGGGCGCTGCCGCGACCCACTGA
- a CDS encoding glycosyltransferase: MTEAVTLPTPVRAVVVVVPAHDEEELVGRCLDAVAASVTALREACPHLTATTLVVLDSCTDGTAEVAARAGVATLVVTARSVGTARREGVRAAVDALGPLPPGAVWVASTDADTVVPPGWLVQQVAAADAGAGLVLGAVVPDERDLDPTTYAAWLLRHGPAAPVAVHGANLGVRLAAHDAVGGFPPVAEHEDVLLVDALRAHGVHEAAGLPAVTSGRRYGRVGRGFAGYLRDLETTLGE, translated from the coding sequence ATGACTGAGGCCGTCACCCTGCCGACCCCGGTGCGGGCCGTCGTCGTGGTCGTCCCGGCCCACGACGAGGAGGAGCTGGTCGGACGCTGCCTGGACGCGGTCGCGGCGTCGGTCACGGCCCTGCGGGAGGCGTGCCCGCACCTGACCGCCACGACGCTGGTCGTGCTCGACTCGTGCACAGACGGCACGGCCGAGGTCGCCGCGCGGGCCGGGGTGGCGACCCTGGTCGTGACCGCCCGCAGCGTCGGGACCGCGCGGCGCGAGGGCGTCCGCGCCGCCGTCGACGCCCTGGGGCCGCTGCCGCCCGGGGCGGTGTGGGTCGCCTCCACCGACGCCGACACCGTGGTGCCCCCGGGCTGGCTGGTGCAGCAGGTGGCCGCCGCGGACGCGGGTGCCGGGCTGGTCCTCGGCGCCGTCGTGCCGGACGAGCGCGACCTCGACCCCACGACGTACGCCGCCTGGCTCCTGAGGCACGGACCCGCCGCACCGGTCGCCGTGCACGGGGCCAACCTCGGGGTCCGGCTGGCCGCCCACGACGCCGTCGGCGGGTTCCCGCCGGTCGCCGAGCACGAGGACGTCCTGCTCGTGGACGCGCTCCGCGCCCACGGCGTCCACGAGGCCGCCGGCCTGCCCGCGGTCACCTCGGGGCGCCGGTACGGCCGGGTCGGGCGCGGGTTCGCGGGCTACCTCCGCGACCTGGAGACCACGCTCGGCGAGTGA
- a CDS encoding bile acid:sodium symporter family protein encodes MSPSSSTPVLQRASAFTGRWFAVLVLAAGGLGLLLPDTLAQAAPAVPWLLALIMLGMGMTLRPVDFAVVVRTPWALGVGVAAQYLVMPLTGFALARLLDLSPTQAAGMVLVGASPGGTASNVMVFLAKGDTALSVAMTTFSTLLAPVLTPLLVLWLAGEFLPVDAGALFVSIVQVVLAPVLLGLLLRTVVPALVERVLDALPLVSVAGIAAVVAIVVAGSADTVLTVGPLLVLAVVLHNGVGLGVGYGLARLTGLDVPARRAVSIEVGMQNSGLAATLATVHFSPAAALPAAIFSVWHNVSGSLLAGWWSRRPVERAVAERDRVG; translated from the coding sequence GTGAGCCCGTCGTCCTCCACCCCCGTCCTCCAGCGCGCCAGCGCCTTCACCGGTCGCTGGTTCGCCGTGCTCGTGCTCGCCGCGGGCGGGCTCGGGCTGCTCCTCCCCGACACCCTCGCCCAGGCCGCGCCCGCGGTGCCCTGGCTGCTCGCGCTGATCATGCTCGGGATGGGGATGACGCTGCGCCCGGTCGACTTCGCCGTGGTCGTCCGTACGCCGTGGGCGCTCGGCGTCGGGGTCGCCGCGCAGTACCTCGTGATGCCGCTGACCGGCTTCGCCCTCGCCCGGCTGCTCGACCTCTCCCCGACCCAGGCCGCCGGGATGGTGCTGGTCGGCGCGTCCCCGGGCGGGACGGCGAGCAACGTCATGGTCTTCCTCGCCAAGGGCGACACCGCGCTGTCGGTGGCGATGACGACCTTCTCCACCCTGCTCGCCCCGGTGCTGACGCCGCTGCTGGTGCTGTGGCTGGCCGGGGAGTTCCTGCCGGTCGACGCCGGGGCGCTCTTCGTCTCGATCGTCCAGGTGGTGCTCGCCCCGGTGCTGCTCGGGCTGCTGCTCCGCACGGTCGTCCCGGCCCTGGTCGAGCGGGTCCTCGACGCGCTCCCCCTGGTCTCGGTGGCCGGCATCGCCGCCGTGGTCGCGATCGTGGTCGCGGGCAGCGCCGACACCGTGCTCACCGTGGGGCCGCTGCTGGTGCTCGCGGTCGTGCTGCACAACGGGGTCGGCCTGGGCGTGGGCTACGGCCTGGCCCGCCTCACCGGGCTGGACGTCCCCGCCCGCCGCGCGGTGAGCATCGAGGTGGGCATGCAGAACTCCGGGCTCGCCGCCACGCTGGCCACGGTGCACTTCTCACCGGCCGCCGCCCTTCCGGCCGCGATCTTCTCGGTGTGGCACAACGTGTCGGGCTCGCTGCTGGCCGGCTGGTGGTCGCGGCGGCCGGTCGAACGGGCCGTGGCCGAGCGCGACCGGGTCGGCTGA
- a CDS encoding YrhK family protein yields the protein MDVPLPFTRDELVLRQRYEVVSILNDLLVAAWFIVGSVLFFSPETTDVGTWCFLIGSIQLAVRPAIRLTRRVHLQRVAPDHRHESDQDY from the coding sequence GTGGACGTACCCCTGCCCTTCACCCGCGACGAGCTCGTGCTGCGCCAGCGCTACGAGGTCGTCTCCATCCTGAACGACCTGCTCGTGGCGGCCTGGTTCATCGTCGGCAGCGTGCTGTTCTTCTCACCCGAGACCACCGACGTCGGCACCTGGTGCTTCCTGATCGGCAGCATCCAGCTCGCCGTGCGTCCGGCGATCCGGCTGACCCGGCGGGTGCACCTGCAGCGGGTGGCCCCGGACCACCGGCACGAGAGCGACCAGGACTACTGA
- a CDS encoding putative quinol monooxygenase, which translates to MIFITAVFSVKAEHADDWPEISREFTEACNAEDGCLWFFWSRSVTDPNEYVLVEAFRDGDAGGAHVQSDHFKKATSELPAYLAATPRIVNAEVPGTEWSELGEMQVG; encoded by the coding sequence TTGATCTTCATCACCGCCGTCTTCTCGGTGAAGGCCGAGCACGCCGACGACTGGCCCGAGATCTCCCGCGAGTTCACCGAGGCCTGCAACGCCGAGGACGGCTGCCTGTGGTTCTTCTGGTCCCGCAGCGTCACCGACCCGAACGAGTACGTGCTCGTGGAGGCGTTCCGCGACGGTGACGCCGGCGGCGCCCACGTGCAGTCCGACCACTTCAAGAAGGCGACCAGCGAGCTGCCGGCGTACCTCGCCGCGACCCCGCGGATCGTCAACGCCGAGGTGCCCGGGACGGAGTGGTCCGAGCTCGGCGAGATGCAGGTCGGCTGA
- a CDS encoding bifunctional PIG-L family deacetylase/class I SAM-dependent methyltransferase encodes MVTFTHDREGTPAAAWRADPRWAALLEDADDPLAGADRVVVLAAHPDDETLGAGGLLSTAHARGLDVAVVVATSGEASHPHSPTHTADRLAARRTEESHAAVDALAPGCVPLLLGLPDGGVADHEGTVAAAVVDVVGDGRRTLVVAPWRSDGHPDHEAVGRAGAAAAVRCGADLLEYAVWFWHWAAPDDAPWHRFTALRLDPAAVAAKTLAVRAHRTQVEPLSDQPGDEVLLGPALLAHSAGEVEVLVREPAADPDLDRLHAAADDPWGVDRRWYEQRKRALLLALLPHRRYASALEVGCSTGATTLALATRCDHLTALDPSPHALALARTRLDTDPAGTGVRLLAGAVPDDQPPGPWDLVVVSEVGYFLSPAALEGLVARVAADLAPGGVVVLAHWRHPVEGWPLDGADVHAAFTAVLPVAATYADRDVAMLVLGHDVLPDPHD; translated from the coding sequence GTGGTGACCTTCACCCACGACCGGGAGGGCACCCCGGCCGCCGCCTGGCGCGCCGACCCCCGCTGGGCCGCTCTCCTCGAGGACGCCGACGACCCGCTCGCCGGGGCGGACCGGGTGGTCGTGCTGGCCGCGCACCCCGACGACGAGACCCTCGGCGCCGGAGGCCTGCTGTCCACCGCGCACGCCCGCGGCCTCGACGTCGCCGTCGTCGTGGCCACCTCCGGCGAGGCCAGCCACCCGCACTCGCCGACCCACACCGCCGACCGGCTCGCGGCGCGCCGTACCGAGGAGTCGCACGCCGCCGTCGACGCGCTGGCGCCCGGCTGCGTGCCCCTCCTGCTCGGGCTGCCCGACGGCGGGGTCGCGGACCACGAGGGCACCGTGGCCGCCGCGGTGGTCGACGTCGTCGGGGACGGGCGGCGGACGCTGGTGGTCGCGCCGTGGCGCAGCGACGGCCACCCCGACCACGAGGCCGTCGGCCGCGCCGGCGCCGCCGCGGCCGTCCGCTGCGGGGCCGACCTGCTGGAGTACGCCGTCTGGTTCTGGCACTGGGCCGCCCCCGACGACGCCCCCTGGCACCGGTTCACCGCGCTCCGCCTCGACCCCGCCGCGGTCGCGGCCAAGACCCTCGCCGTCCGCGCGCACCGCACCCAGGTCGAGCCCCTCTCGGACCAGCCCGGCGACGAGGTGCTGCTCGGCCCGGCCCTGCTGGCGCACTCCGCGGGCGAGGTGGAGGTCCTCGTCCGGGAGCCGGCCGCCGACCCCGACCTGGACCGGCTGCACGCCGCGGCCGACGACCCCTGGGGAGTCGACCGACGGTGGTACGAGCAGCGCAAGCGCGCCCTGCTGCTGGCCCTGCTGCCGCACCGCCGGTACGCCTCCGCGCTCGAGGTCGGCTGCTCCACCGGCGCGACGACCCTCGCCCTGGCCACCCGCTGCGACCACCTCACCGCGCTCGACCCCAGCCCGCACGCGCTGGCGCTGGCGCGCACCCGCCTCGACACCGACCCCGCCGGCACCGGGGTGCGCCTGCTGGCCGGGGCGGTCCCCGACGACCAGCCCCCCGGGCCGTGGGACCTCGTCGTGGTCTCCGAGGTGGGCTACTTCCTCTCCCCCGCCGCGCTCGAGGGCCTGGTCGCCCGGGTCGCCGCCGACCTGGCGCCCGGGGGCGTCGTCGTCCTGGCGCACTGGCGGCACCCCGTCGAGGGCTGGCCCCTGGACGGCGCGGACGTCCACGCCGCCTTCACCGCCGTCCTGCCGGTGGCCGCGACCTACGCCGACCGCGACGTCGCGATGCTGGTCCTCGGCCACGACGTCCTGCCCGACCCGCATGACTGA
- a CDS encoding AI-2E family transporter produces the protein MTSADHPRGPSPDDDAAPDPQRPRGTPQERQDDADPTGDVDSVTASARALDPRAMASGVRRLSTWTLRLLVLVVGAIVLGMLVGKLWSILLPLVLALVLTTVLEPPVRLLERRFRVPRTLASAAVVVLFVAVFGGIISLLAPTASDEVVELSLSASKGLSDLESFVADLGVGVTDAQIESVVTAAQERLQASAATIASGVLVGLGAIANLLINAVVTLVLTFFFLKDGGRFLPFLRRWTSPTAGHHLIEVTTRSWITLGSFVRTQALVGLIDAFFIGAGLLVLGVPLALPLAVITFLAAFAPIVGAVTVGALAVLVALAANGWVTALIVLGIVLAVQQLEGNVLLPWLQGRSLDLHAGVVLLAIVLGSTLFGVIGAFLAVPAAAVAVVVARYLHEQASAEPVADIVRREEAARE, from the coding sequence ATGACCTCTGCCGACCACCCCCGCGGACCGTCCCCGGACGACGACGCAGCTCCTGACCCGCAGCGGCCGCGCGGCACGCCGCAGGAGCGTCAGGACGACGCCGACCCGACCGGTGACGTCGACAGCGTCACGGCCTCGGCCCGGGCGCTCGACCCCCGCGCGATGGCCTCCGGCGTACGCCGCCTCTCGACGTGGACGCTGCGTCTGCTCGTCCTCGTGGTCGGCGCGATCGTGCTGGGCATGCTGGTCGGCAAGCTGTGGAGCATCCTGCTCCCGCTGGTGCTGGCCCTGGTGCTGACCACCGTCCTCGAGCCGCCGGTCCGGCTGCTCGAGCGGCGGTTCCGGGTCCCGCGGACCCTGGCCTCGGCCGCCGTGGTGGTCCTGTTCGTGGCGGTCTTCGGCGGGATCATCTCGCTGCTGGCCCCGACGGCCAGCGACGAGGTGGTCGAGCTGTCGCTGAGCGCGTCGAAGGGGCTCAGCGACCTGGAGTCCTTCGTGGCCGACCTGGGCGTGGGCGTGACCGACGCGCAGATCGAGTCGGTCGTGACCGCCGCCCAGGAGCGGCTGCAGGCCAGCGCCGCGACGATCGCGTCGGGCGTCCTGGTCGGCCTCGGGGCGATCGCCAACCTGCTGATCAACGCGGTGGTGACGTTGGTGCTGACGTTCTTCTTCCTCAAGGACGGCGGACGCTTCCTGCCGTTCCTGCGGCGCTGGACCAGCCCCACGGCCGGTCACCACCTGATCGAGGTGACGACCCGGTCGTGGATCACGCTCGGCAGCTTCGTGCGCACCCAGGCGCTGGTCGGTCTGATCGACGCCTTCTTCATCGGCGCCGGGCTGCTGGTGCTCGGCGTGCCGCTCGCGCTGCCGCTGGCCGTGATCACGTTCCTGGCCGCCTTCGCGCCGATCGTCGGGGCCGTGACGGTCGGCGCACTGGCCGTGCTGGTCGCCCTCGCGGCCAACGGGTGGGTCACCGCGCTGATCGTGCTGGGGATCGTGCTGGCGGTCCAGCAGCTCGAGGGCAACGTGCTGCTCCCGTGGCTCCAGGGCCGGAGCCTGGACCTCCACGCCGGCGTGGTGCTGCTCGCGATCGTGCTGGGCTCCACGCTCTTCGGCGTGATCGGGGCCTTCTTGGCCGTGCCGGCCGCCGCCGTGGCGGTCGTGGTCGCGCGCTACCTGCACGAACAGGCCAGCGCCGAGCCGGTCGCCGACATCGTGCGGCGTGAGGAAGCCGCGCGGGAGTGA